A genomic window from Bacillus mesophilus includes:
- a CDS encoding stage VI sporulation protein F: MSDMFKGVEKKTGVKMQDIMKVAQSLNGANLKDEKTIRGLVKELAQLANKNVPKQLEDKIVDTLVNKNQPIDASTISKMLKK; the protein is encoded by the coding sequence ATGAGTGATATGTTTAAAGGGGTCGAGAAGAAAACTGGAGTTAAAATGCAGGACATTATGAAAGTAGCTCAATCTCTGAATGGTGCAAATCTAAAGGATGAGAAAACAATTAGAGGTCTAGTCAAAGAACTAGCACAATTAGCCAATAAAAATGTACCAAAGCAACTTGAAGACAAGATTGTAGACACTCTAGTTAATAAAAATCAACCAATTGATGCATCAACTATTTCCAAAATGCTTAAGAAATAG
- a CDS encoding YppG family protein has product MYPGRRYIPPSYPQPRPQQRPGQIGRKPNAFSYFKTEDGAVDFNKINGTAKQVKQLVDQVSPFLSKFFKR; this is encoded by the coding sequence ATGTATCCTGGTAGAAGGTATATCCCACCATCCTATCCTCAACCAAGACCTCAACAACGTCCCGGGCAGATAGGTAGGAAACCTAATGCATTCTCCTACTTTAAAACAGAGGATGGAGCAGTAGATTTTAATAAGATCAATGGCACCGCCAAACAGGTAAAGCAGTTAGTTGATCAAGTAAGTCCATTCCTTTCTAAGTTTTTTAAAAGATAG
- a CDS encoding phosphatase PAP2 family protein — protein sequence MEITRKIDTEKKRMIPKLLVATCGNLILFLLLAFTIHTYNGLWIDQPVVNFVQVHITGTGYNLIAFFTNLGDKVVVISVGVLSLFILWWKTRDYMGMITIAVVLAGSNELFQSLKDVFLRERPILDPSIDATGYSFPSGHSTVSMAFYGILLYFILKYMKSSLIKTGVILFFSFYILFMGVSRILLRAHYVSDVLAGFAIGFVYLMICIFVYEKVVERKELNRKNKSELTV from the coding sequence ATGGAGATTACAAGAAAAATAGATACTGAAAAAAAGCGTATGATTCCTAAATTGTTAGTAGCTACATGCGGAAACCTTATCCTGTTTTTATTGTTAGCTTTCACGATTCATACATATAATGGGTTATGGATTGACCAACCCGTCGTTAATTTTGTACAAGTTCATATTACAGGAACCGGATATAATTTGATTGCCTTCTTTACAAACCTTGGTGATAAAGTAGTGGTCATATCAGTAGGGGTATTATCCTTATTTATTTTGTGGTGGAAAACTAGAGATTATATGGGAATGATTACGATTGCCGTTGTATTAGCTGGTAGTAATGAGCTATTCCAAAGCTTAAAGGATGTATTTCTTAGAGAGCGACCAATTCTAGATCCATCGATTGATGCAACAGGCTATAGCTTCCCAAGTGGACATTCAACTGTATCAATGGCTTTTTACGGAATCTTACTTTATTTTATTCTTAAATATATGAAGTCTTCACTTATTAAAACAGGTGTAATCCTGTTCTTTAGTTTCTATATTTTATTTATGGGTGTAAGTCGAATTCTATTAAGAGCTCACTATGTCTCTGATGTATTAGCTGGTTTTGCAATAGGGTTTGTGTATCTGATGATTTGTATCTTTGTCTATGAAAAGGTAGTAGAAAGAAAAGAGCTAAATAGAAAAAATAAAAGCGAATTAACCGTTTAG
- a CDS encoding ABC transporter ATP-binding protein, producing the protein MKTLLDIKNLTGGYTKNPVLHDVNFSIHTNELVGLIGLNGAGKSTTIKHIIGLMDQKEGTITINGKSLKESPEGYRSEFTYIPETPILYEELTLEEHLKLTAMAYSIDETEYKKRTDFLVKEFHMEKRMKWYPAHFSKGMKQKVMILCAFLVQPSLYIIDEPFVGLDPLGIQSLLQLLQTKKEEGAGILMSTHILATAERYCDSFVILHEGKVRAKGTLKELQEEFQMPNATLDDIYVQLTKEEITNGHK; encoded by the coding sequence ATGAAAACATTATTAGATATAAAAAACCTGACAGGTGGTTATACAAAGAATCCAGTTCTACATGATGTTAATTTCTCTATACATACAAATGAATTGGTGGGGCTAATTGGTCTAAATGGTGCAGGTAAAAGTACGACGATTAAGCATATTATTGGTCTCATGGATCAAAAGGAAGGCACCATTACTATAAATGGAAAATCGTTAAAAGAGAGCCCTGAAGGCTATCGTTCTGAATTTACATACATTCCAGAAACACCGATCCTCTATGAGGAGTTAACACTTGAAGAGCATTTAAAACTAACAGCGATGGCGTACTCTATTGATGAAACTGAATATAAAAAACGGACTGACTTTCTTGTGAAGGAATTTCATATGGAGAAGCGTATGAAATGGTATCCTGCTCATTTCTCGAAAGGTATGAAGCAAAAGGTTATGATTTTATGTGCCTTTTTAGTACAACCTTCCCTTTACATAATAGATGAGCCCTTCGTCGGTCTTGATCCATTAGGAATTCAATCTCTACTCCAACTGTTGCAAACAAAAAAGGAGGAGGGAGCAGGAATTTTAATGTCCACGCATATATTAGCGACTGCTGAGAGGTATTGTGATTCGTTTGTCATCTTACATGAAGGAAAGGTGAGGGCAAAGGGAACTTTAAAGGAACTGCAAGAAGAATTTCAAATGCCTAATGCCACTCTAGATGATATTTATGTACAGTTAACAAAGGAAGAAATAACAAATGGACATAAATAA
- a CDS encoding HIT family protein — MDHKDDCIFCKIIKGEIPSAKVFENEHVLAFLDISQVSKGHTLVIPKAHKENIFELTPEIAQEIFKVVPAISNSIKKQFSPVGLNLLNNNGEHAGQSVFHFHLHLIPRYGKGDGFGAVWKSHAKDYTPEQLNNIANSISSGIQ, encoded by the coding sequence ATGGACCATAAGGATGATTGTATTTTTTGTAAGATCATAAAAGGTGAAATTCCTAGTGCTAAAGTTTTTGAAAATGAACATGTACTGGCATTTTTAGATATTAGCCAAGTCTCTAAAGGACATACCCTAGTTATCCCAAAAGCACATAAGGAAAATATCTTTGAATTAACTCCAGAAATTGCACAAGAAATTTTTAAAGTAGTCCCTGCTATTTCTAATTCAATTAAGAAGCAATTCTCTCCAGTTGGTCTTAATCTTCTTAATAATAACGGAGAGCATGCAGGACAATCTGTGTTTCATTTCCATCTTCACCTTATTCCCCGCTATGGTAAAGGAGACGGGTTTGGAGCTGTATGGAAATCACATGCGAAAGATTATACACCTGAGCAACTTAACAACATTGCAAATTCTATATCTTCAGGAATACAATAG
- a CDS encoding EcsC family protein yields the protein MNDEQIYYQEAQNWKKKLVRRKSMVERFSKNTQIKINQLIPKKAHEVITESIRQMVDLTMNSSKYLPKTTYQPNLPLHQKETLIQQKQKAYKKTAALEGAGTGAGGILLGLADFPLLLGIKMRFLFEVGSIYGFETSEENERLFILHVFQLAFSGEDQKEHLLEVIENWDTENVSQIDWRTWQQEYRDYIDLVKLFQLVPGIGAVVGAVANYHLLDHLGETAVQCYRLRMLRHLG from the coding sequence ATGAATGATGAACAAATATACTATCAGGAAGCACAAAACTGGAAGAAGAAGCTAGTTCGTAGAAAGAGTATGGTTGAGAGATTTTCCAAAAATACTCAGATTAAAATAAATCAGCTGATCCCTAAAAAAGCACATGAAGTCATTACGGAAAGTATTAGGCAAATGGTAGATTTGACTATGAATAGTTCAAAGTATTTACCGAAAACGACTTATCAACCCAACTTGCCTCTTCATCAAAAAGAGACATTGATTCAACAGAAGCAAAAGGCCTATAAAAAGACAGCAGCTCTTGAAGGAGCAGGTACTGGTGCCGGGGGAATTTTATTAGGGTTAGCCGATTTTCCATTGTTATTGGGGATCAAAATGCGGTTCTTATTTGAGGTAGGTTCCATTTACGGATTTGAAACAAGTGAGGAAAATGAGCGCCTCTTTATATTGCATGTCTTTCAGCTTGCCTTCTCAGGTGAAGACCAAAAGGAACACTTATTAGAAGTCATTGAAAATTGGGATACGGAGAATGTCAGCCAAATCGACTGGAGAACATGGCAACAGGAATATCGGGATTATATTGACCTTGTTAAATTATTTCAGCTTGTTCCAGGAATTGGCGCAGTAGTAGGAGCAGTTGCGAACTACCATTTGCTTGACCACTTAGGGGAAACAGCTGTACAGTGTTACCGATTAAGGATGCTTCGGCATTTGGGATAG
- a CDS encoding amidase family protein, which produces MSFHYKDYDGLGLAQLIKDKQVTPEEVVQAAILEIEKHNSKLNAVINKFYEQGMPPISQTGVFAGVPILLKDHIQQEVSGETVTSGSRALQNYRSAKDSTFVQRIKSTGSTILGQTNIPEFALMGITEPKFHGPTRNPWNINHTPGGSSGGSAAAVSVGMVPIAGANDGGGSIRIPAAYCGLFGLKPTRGRTPVGPTMGRNWQGASVDHVLTRTVRDSAAMLDELSFVERGAAYHAPPYSGSYLKAATQPLGKTLTIAFSTQSPIGTEVHPECKEAVLQTMKLLEKMGHQIVEKEAPVDGAKIAKSYMNMYFGEVAANLRALENVNGRSLTFNDVEPTTWLLGLLGRATTAEEFVLSLQEWDKASFQMDEFHLNYDLYVTPSTAFPPSRIGELEPAGFEKFMIDLVGKLGWGGVLKKAGMIDQIVENSLKRTPFTQLANLTGQPAMSVPLHMTKDGLPLGVQFIAPKGDEDLLIQLAGELEQSELWLSARPTQTS; this is translated from the coding sequence ATGAGCTTTCATTACAAGGATTATGACGGTCTAGGACTTGCTCAACTAATTAAGGATAAACAAGTTACACCAGAAGAGGTTGTTCAAGCTGCGATTCTGGAGATTGAAAAGCATAATAGTAAGCTAAATGCAGTCATTAACAAATTTTATGAACAAGGGATGCCTCCAATCTCCCAAACAGGAGTATTTGCTGGTGTACCCATTCTTCTAAAAGACCATATCCAACAAGAGGTTTCTGGGGAAACAGTCACTTCAGGCTCCAGAGCCTTACAAAACTACAGAAGTGCTAAAGATTCAACTTTTGTACAAAGGATAAAGTCAACTGGTTCTACGATCCTTGGTCAGACAAATATACCCGAGTTTGCCTTAATGGGGATTACAGAGCCTAAGTTTCATGGACCTACGCGAAATCCTTGGAATATAAACCATACCCCTGGTGGCTCTAGTGGCGGTTCTGCAGCAGCGGTCTCTGTCGGCATGGTTCCCATTGCTGGCGCTAATGATGGAGGTGGCTCGATACGTATTCCAGCAGCCTATTGTGGACTATTCGGCTTAAAGCCAACTAGAGGAAGAACACCTGTCGGACCAACCATGGGACGGAATTGGCAAGGTGCCTCTGTTGATCACGTCCTTACAAGAACAGTACGAGATAGTGCAGCGATGTTAGATGAACTTTCATTCGTGGAAAGAGGTGCTGCATATCATGCACCACCATATAGTGGTTCCTATTTAAAGGCAGCAACTCAACCACTAGGTAAAACCCTTACTATTGCCTTTTCAACACAATCTCCAATTGGCACCGAGGTTCATCCTGAGTGTAAAGAAGCTGTACTTCAGACAATGAAACTTCTTGAGAAAATGGGTCATCAAATTGTTGAGAAAGAGGCCCCTGTCGACGGAGCAAAAATCGCTAAGAGTTACATGAACATGTACTTTGGAGAGGTGGCAGCGAACCTTCGTGCTTTAGAGAATGTCAATGGACGTTCTCTAACTTTTAATGATGTGGAACCAACAACATGGCTTTTAGGATTGTTAGGTAGAGCCACTACAGCTGAAGAGTTTGTATTAAGCCTACAAGAATGGGACAAAGCATCTTTCCAGATGGACGAATTCCATTTAAATTATGACTTATATGTAACGCCTAGCACTGCCTTCCCGCCTTCTAGGATTGGAGAACTGGAGCCCGCGGGATTTGAAAAATTCATGATTGATCTTGTAGGTAAACTGGGGTGGGGCGGCGTTTTAAAGAAGGCTGGGATGATTGACCAAATCGTAGAAAACAGCTTAAAAAGAACCCCATTTACACAGCTCGCAAACCTCACTGGCCAGCCCGCTATGTCAGTACCACTTCATATGACAAAGGATGGCCTCCCGCTAGGAGTTCAATTTATCGCACCAAAGGGAGATGAGGATCTTCTTATTCAATTAGCAGGTGAGCTCGAACAAAGTGAGCTATGGCTCTCAGCACGTCCTACACAGACTTCCTAA
- a CDS encoding YjcZ family sporulation protein, which produces MSWGLGWGGPGWCGYSAPVVAPTYGGVNSFTLIVVLFILLIIVGAAWC; this is translated from the coding sequence ATGTCTTGGGGTCTTGGCTGGGGTGGACCTGGTTGGTGTGGCTATAGTGCTCCTGTAGTAGCTCCGACTTACGGAGGAGTAAATTCATTCACACTAATTGTTGTCCTGTTTATCTTGTTAATCATTGTTGGCGCTGCATGGTGCTAA
- a CDS encoding ABC transporter permease has protein sequence MDINNIWSQRFSNYLKELSRYMKYMFNDHLMIVVLIAVSAGAVYYNQWLSQLPEAFPYEWIMGIVLGIVITASSIRSFLKEPDLVFLLPVEHKMSEYFKKGIVYSFVIHSLTILVTFIVLVPMLNQFTDNSLQKLLVLYFIMLVLKGWNLFLSWRMFHIFEQKSSWFDYLIRLAFTTVFLVLLLGGAPFIYMLILLVIGVIWAASYYTMTKGKSVKWELLIDAETKLMNRFYRLANLFVDVPHLRSEVKPRRWLDWISASIPLKHDHVFDFLYIKTFIRTGEYLGLYIRLLIISGFILYGVHFEFASLVIVPFFIYISGLQLITMYKQHDQKLWLDLYPTLRSTRELAFQRMLFKLMIGYVVLLSLLVVFLKGPFVAAICAIVSALFSYVFVYKYVKAKLIKQA, from the coding sequence ATGGACATAAATAATATTTGGAGCCAACGTTTCTCAAACTACCTAAAAGAGCTAAGTCGATATATGAAATACATGTTCAATGATCATTTAATGATCGTGGTTCTAATTGCTGTTAGTGCTGGTGCTGTTTACTACAACCAATGGCTTTCACAATTACCAGAAGCTTTTCCTTATGAATGGATTATGGGAATAGTCCTGGGTATTGTGATTACAGCTTCATCGATTCGGTCCTTTTTAAAGGAACCAGATCTTGTATTTTTATTGCCAGTTGAACATAAAATGAGCGAATACTTTAAAAAAGGAATCGTTTATAGCTTTGTTATACATAGCCTTACAATTCTCGTTACATTTATAGTATTGGTTCCTATGCTGAATCAGTTTACAGATAACTCTTTACAGAAGCTATTGGTGCTTTATTTTATTATGCTAGTTCTCAAAGGATGGAATTTATTTTTATCGTGGAGAATGTTTCATATATTTGAGCAAAAGTCTTCTTGGTTTGATTACCTCATTAGACTAGCATTTACGACTGTATTTCTAGTTTTACTATTAGGAGGAGCACCGTTTATTTACATGTTGATTTTACTAGTTATAGGTGTGATATGGGCAGCTTCATATTACACAATGACTAAAGGGAAATCAGTGAAATGGGAATTGCTGATAGATGCAGAAACGAAGCTAATGAATCGCTTTTATCGATTGGCAAATTTATTTGTAGATGTTCCACATTTAAGAAGTGAAGTTAAGCCTAGAAGATGGTTAGACTGGATCTCTGCTTCTATACCATTAAAACATGATCATGTATTTGATTTTCTCTATATTAAAACGTTTATAAGGACTGGGGAGTATCTAGGGTTATATATCCGCTTGTTAATCATTTCAGGGTTTATACTGTATGGTGTTCACTTTGAATTTGCTTCATTAGTTATTGTACCGTTTTTTATTTACATATCAGGACTACAGTTGATCACGATGTACAAGCAGCATGACCAAAAGCTCTGGCTGGACTTATACCCAACTTTACGTTCAACTAGAGAGTTAGCGTTTCAAAGGATGTTATTCAAATTAATGATTGGGTATGTTGTCTTGTTATCTTTATTAGTTGTGTTCCTCAAAGGACCTTTTGTGGCAGCCATTTGTGCAATAGTTTCAGCGTTGTTTAGTTATGTTTTTGTCTATAAATACGTCAAAGCGAAACTTATAAAACAAGCTTAG
- a CDS encoding spore germination protein, giving the protein MLNLILGPVTFNNNEGIITGAALNASPTSTSKVVAGSGGFNTGFWVSTNNGVSSSINTDPDVNDSNLTEGV; this is encoded by the coding sequence TTGCTAAATTTAATATTGGGTCCAGTTACCTTTAATAACAATGAAGGAATTATAACTGGTGCTGCCCTGAATGCTTCACCAACAAGTACAAGTAAAGTAGTAGCTGGTTCTGGAGGCTTCAATACCGGATTTTGGGTGTCAACAAACAACGGTGTTAGTTCAAGCATAAATACAGATCCTGATGTCAATGACTCCAATCTTACCGAAGGAGTCTAG
- a CDS encoding YjcZ family sporulation protein: protein MSHAGGYGAGFALIVVLFILLIIVGTSYVGY from the coding sequence ATGAGTCACGCTGGTGGATATGGTGCAGGATTTGCACTAATCGTTGTGTTGTTTATCCTATTAATCATTGTAGGAACTTCGTATGTAGGTTACTAA
- a CDS encoding M20 family metallopeptidase, giving the protein MLQSLLQELNTNFPKMVEIRRFLHMNPELSFKEVKTAEYIANFYKELGVDVRTGVGGNGVVATIKGDFPGPTVALRADFDALPIQDEKEVPYKSTVPGVMHACGHDGHTAALLVLAESFYRLKHELAGSIVLIHQHAEEYAPGGAISMIEDGCLDGVDAIFGTHLWASAPTGTIQYRVGPIMAAADRFEVTINGSGGHGAQPHKTKDSVVIGSQFVMNLQQIVSRKVDPTEPAVVSVGNFEAKNAFNVIADSATLVGTVRTFSEDVRDQIELEIENVLKGTCLTAGASYEYAFHRGYPAVVNHKAETELFVKAAEEISDVNDIEESALQMGGEDFAYYLQHVKGSFFFTGAKPEGVDVPYPHHHPKFDFNEKAMLIAAKTLGNAALAFQKEVSVEAVK; this is encoded by the coding sequence TTGTTACAATCCCTTTTGCAAGAGCTTAATACTAATTTCCCCAAAATGGTAGAAATCCGTAGATTCTTACATATGAATCCTGAGCTTTCCTTTAAAGAAGTAAAGACCGCGGAATATATTGCAAATTTTTATAAAGAGTTAGGTGTAGATGTTCGAACTGGTGTTGGTGGAAACGGGGTAGTTGCAACCATTAAAGGCGATTTTCCAGGACCAACTGTCGCTCTACGTGCAGATTTTGATGCCCTTCCAATTCAAGATGAAAAGGAAGTACCTTACAAATCAACAGTACCAGGAGTTATGCATGCTTGTGGACATGACGGGCATACTGCTGCTTTATTAGTGTTGGCTGAATCATTTTACCGCTTAAAGCATGAGTTAGCTGGAAGTATTGTCTTAATTCACCAACATGCTGAAGAGTATGCACCAGGTGGAGCAATTTCCATGATCGAGGATGGTTGTTTAGATGGAGTTGATGCAATCTTTGGTACTCATCTTTGGGCATCTGCACCTACTGGAACCATTCAATATCGTGTAGGACCGATCATGGCAGCAGCTGATCGTTTTGAAGTCACTATTAATGGTTCAGGTGGTCATGGGGCACAACCACATAAAACAAAGGATTCTGTTGTAATCGGTTCTCAGTTTGTGATGAACCTTCAGCAGATCGTGAGTAGAAAAGTCGACCCTACTGAACCAGCAGTAGTCTCAGTAGGAAACTTTGAAGCGAAGAATGCCTTTAATGTTATTGCAGACAGTGCCACACTGGTTGGAACAGTTCGTACATTTAGCGAGGATGTACGAGATCAAATAGAACTAGAAATTGAAAATGTTCTAAAAGGCACTTGCTTAACAGCAGGAGCATCCTATGAATATGCATTTCACCGCGGATATCCAGCTGTGGTAAATCACAAAGCAGAAACTGAGTTATTTGTGAAGGCAGCAGAGGAAATCTCTGATGTAAACGATATTGAAGAATCCGCACTTCAAATGGGTGGAGAGGATTTCGCTTATTACCTACAACATGTGAAAGGTTCATTCTTCTTTACAGGTGCAAAACCAGAAGGTGTAGATGTTCCTTATCCACATCATCATCCAAAGTTTGATTTCAATGAAAAAGCGATGCTAATTGCAGCCAAAACTTTAGGAAACGCAGCACTAGCTTTTCAAAAAGAAGTAAGTGTAGAGGCAGTAAAGTAA
- a CDS encoding GNAT family N-acetyltransferase — translation MVIYLVLLNEVYFESLYKFECENRNYFEKMVPSRGDEYYQYDVFITKNSELLNEIRSGTSYFYLIKNDIGEIVGRMNLIDIDHGTRKGSIGYRVGENFIGKGIANKALRLLLLEADKYNVMELHAKTTSHNIASQKVLVKAGFKESIRREEIDVNNNRLQFIFYNLIR, via the coding sequence ATGGTTATTTATTTAGTTTTACTTAATGAAGTATACTTTGAAAGTTTATATAAATTTGAATGTGAAAACAGGAACTACTTTGAAAAGATGGTGCCGAGTCGTGGAGATGAGTACTATCAATATGATGTGTTTATTACTAAAAATAGTGAACTACTAAATGAAATAAGAAGTGGGACATCCTATTTTTACCTAATAAAAAATGATATAGGTGAGATCGTAGGAAGAATGAATCTTATTGATATTGACCATGGTACACGTAAAGGAAGCATTGGTTACCGTGTTGGGGAGAATTTTATTGGTAAAGGAATAGCAAATAAAGCCCTTCGTCTCCTTCTTTTAGAAGCGGATAAATATAATGTCATGGAGCTACATGCGAAGACAACTAGTCATAATATTGCCTCCCAAAAAGTGCTGGTTAAGGCTGGTTTTAAAGAAAGCATTAGGAGAGAGGAAATTGATGTTAACAATAATAGACTACAGTTTATTTTTTACAACTTGATTAGATAG